A single genomic interval of Lathyrus oleraceus cultivar Zhongwan6 chromosome 7, CAAS_Psat_ZW6_1.0, whole genome shotgun sequence harbors:
- the LOC127102688 gene encoding uncharacterized protein LOC127102688, whose amino-acid sequence MASRVRQTLSDNELVDIFMGTLQGLYFEKMIGSSSTNFADMVTIGGRVKSGLKSGKIIDTTAQQTTNKRPHGGFAKKNDGEANAVTARARPRYQFPMAPMPYYPYPYVAAAQYQQPPFQYQPQKGNQQSTPAQKNQTRQYNSDNRGQNRGQNNRGNFGNRPQFDKLLVPYAELVSYLIHVWAIVPRKLPAASPPFDRRHNPNATCAFHAGYIGHSIEDCRVLKQRIQELIDQEILTFSEEKPNVKINHLLNHSGVAVYAMIKEENTKILLRVEEVKTPMSIVLKKLEQFGFLEGAHDDCSVCESDLNDCEQLKGCVQELMDQGLIQFSKSQAEEEVAIVEPITIVYRKKKVEAPPRRIQLIHFRVPTPFPYQNTKAVP is encoded by the coding sequence ATGGCGTCTAGGGTTCGACAAACATTATCGGACAATGAATTAGTGGACATCTTCATGGGTACGCTGCAAGGGCTGTATTTTGAAAAGATGATTGGCAGCTCATCGACAAATTTTGCTGACATGGTAACCATTGGGGGACGTGTTAAGAGTGGGCTGAAATCAGGGAAAATCATAGACACGACCGCCCAGCAGACAACCAACAAGAGACCGCATGGGGGCTTTGCTAAAAAGAATGACGGGGAAGCAAACGCTGTAACGGCGAGGGCTCGTCCCCGATATCAATTTCCGATGGCCCCTATGCCATATTATCCGTATCCATACGTCGCTGCAGCTCAATACCAGCAACCGCCGTTCCAGTATCAACCGCAGAAGGGCAATCAACAATCAACGCCCGCTCAGAAAAATCAAACCCGACAATATAATAGTGACAATAGAGGACAAAATCGAGGTCAGAATAATAGAGGCAACTTTGGTAATCGTCCCCAGTTTGATAAGCTCCTGGTGCCATACGCAGAGTTAGTGTCGTATCTGATCCATGTATGGGCCATTGTACCAAGAAAACTGCCAGCAGCTTCTCCTCCCTTCGATCGTCGTCACAATCCTAATGCCACATGCGCTTTCCACGCAGGGTATATAGGACATTCCATCGAGGACTGTCGGGTCCTCAAACAGAGGATCCAAGAGTTAATTGACCAAGAGATCCTGACTTTCTCCGAAGAAAAACCAAATGTAAAGATAAATCATTTGCTGAATCATAGCGGTGTGGCGGTCTATGCCATGATTAAAGAGGAAAACACCAAAATCCTACTGAGGGTTGAAGAGGTGAAGACTCCGATGTCTATTGTATTAAAAAAGCTCGAACAGTTTGGGTTTCTAGAGGGGGCGCATGATGATTGCTCAGTGTGTGAGTCTGATCTGAATGATTGCGAGCAGTTGAAAGGGTGTGTGCAAGAACTGATGGATCAAGGGTTAATACAATTCTCCAAATCTCAAGCAGAAGAAGAGGTGGCAATAGTCGAACCAATAACAATAGTATACAGGAAAAAGAAGGTTGAAGCTCCTCCCAGGAGGATTCAGCTGATTCATTTCCGTGTTCCAACTCCATTTCCGTATCAGAATACTAAGGCAGTGCCTTAG
- the LOC127102691 gene encoding uncharacterized protein LOC127102691, producing the protein MNPERKSIHNYKFVEPQLAVLRGLGARLGLTHKDTFKEAYGNLLGILNTKVNITTVHTLVQFYDPPLRCFTFQDYQLTPTLEEYSHILGIRIKNQVPYICTNELPKYQDLTEALHMGKKEIERNLKPKGGIHGFTSKFLVDKAIAFAEARSWTTFNANLALLIYGIVLFSIMEEFVDLAAIHIFLTQNPIPTLLVDAYYSIHVRTQKKKGTIVYCAPFLYRWFILHLPSKGPFIENKDNLKWSQRIMSLKAEDIPWYSRVYDGVKFILNCGDFPNVTLLGTKGGINYNPRLEL; encoded by the coding sequence ATGAATCCCGAGAGAAAGAGCATCCACAATTACAAGTTTGTGGAACCTCAGTTGGCCGTATTGAGGGGACTTGGGGCACGTTTAGGTCTGACACACAAAGACACCTTCAAGGAAGCTTATGGTAACCTTTTGGGCATTCTGAACACCAAGGTCAACATCACCACTGTGCACACCTTGGTGCAATTCTACGATCCACCACTAAGATGCTTTACTTTCCAAGATTACCAGCTAACGCCAACATTGGAGGAGTACTCTCATATTCTGGGTATTAGGATCAAGAACCAAGTGCCCTACATCTGCACTAACGAACTTCCTAAATATCAGGATCTTACTGAAGCTCTGCATATGGGAAAGAAGGAAATAGAGCGGAACCTGAAGCCAAAGGGTGGAATTCATGGCTTCACTTCTAAGTTTCTCGTAGACAAGGCTATCGCCTTCGCTGAAGCTAGGAGCTGGACGACCTTCAACGCCAATCTAGCTTTACTTATCTATGGGATTGTATTATTTTCGATTATGGAGGAGTTTGTAGACTTGGCAGCTATTCACATCTTCTTGACTCAGAATCCGATTCCCACTCTTCTTGTTGATGCTTACTATTCCATCCATGTGAGGACCCAGAAGAAGAAAGGGACTATCGTCTACTGTGCCCCTTTTCTGTATAGATGGTTTATTTTGCATCTACCCAGTAAAGGCCCTTTCATTGAGAACAAAGATAACTTGAAGTGGTCCCAGCGGATCATGTCCTTAAAAGCCGAAGACATTCCTTGGTATTCTCGAGTTTACGATGGTGTCAAGTTCATCCTCAATTGTGGGGATTTTCCTAATGTAACTCTTCTTGGCACaaaaggaggaatcaactacaacccgagGCTAGAATTGTGA